The following coding sequences are from one Comamonas koreensis window:
- the gshA gene encoding glutamate--cysteine ligase gives MNHIQERIDAIGTQRLLGIGRGIEKEGLRVNDEGALALTPHPAALGSALTHSSITTDFSESQIEIITGVHQGVQACLDELSEVHQYVYQVLQANDERLWISSMPCSLPSDETIPLGRYGTSHIGRSKSIYRMGLGHRYGRRMQTISGIHYNWSMPGVSSEAYFGLIRNFRREAFLLLYLFGASPVLCPCFVQGRPHQLQPLGDGQGALHLPHATSLRMGRLGYQSDAQASISVSYNDLKGYADSLYGALTQPYPAYEKVGVINPGGEYNQLGTSLLQIENEFYGTIRPKRTVQRGERPLHALRERGVEYVEVRLMDINPFDSMGISAPTMRLLDVFLLHCLLSDSPPDSPAEIAEMKHNQHMVAERGREPGLTLQRQGQEVLLTDWAQEVLQACQPIAAALDQAHGTQDYSQALQQSQHLLAHPEQTPSAQVLAAVSGQFGTSFKAFGAAQSQWAREQTLARPWSDALTAKYQQRAAESIKAQKDMEAADTVPFEEWRQCYMSPEHLVVS, from the coding sequence ATGAACCATATCCAAGAACGCATTGATGCCATTGGCACCCAGCGCCTGCTGGGCATTGGGCGAGGCATCGAGAAAGAAGGCCTGCGCGTGAACGACGAGGGTGCGCTGGCCCTGACGCCGCATCCGGCCGCTTTGGGCTCGGCGCTGACGCACAGCAGTATCACTACCGATTTCAGCGAGTCGCAGATCGAGATCATCACCGGCGTGCACCAGGGCGTGCAGGCCTGCCTCGATGAACTTTCCGAGGTGCACCAGTACGTCTACCAGGTCCTGCAGGCCAATGACGAGCGGCTGTGGATCTCGAGCATGCCTTGCTCGCTGCCTTCGGACGAGACCATTCCGCTGGGGCGCTATGGCACCTCGCACATTGGCCGCTCCAAAAGCATCTACCGCATGGGCCTGGGCCACCGCTATGGCCGGCGCATGCAGACCATCTCGGGCATCCACTACAACTGGTCGATGCCAGGGGTGAGCAGCGAGGCCTATTTTGGTCTGATCCGCAATTTCCGCCGCGAAGCCTTCTTGCTGCTTTATCTCTTTGGCGCATCGCCCGTGCTCTGTCCTTGCTTTGTGCAGGGCCGCCCGCACCAGCTGCAGCCGCTGGGTGATGGCCAGGGCGCCCTGCACCTGCCCCACGCAACCTCGCTGCGCATGGGGCGCCTGGGCTACCAAAGCGATGCCCAGGCCTCGATCAGCGTCAGCTACAACGACCTCAAGGGCTATGCCGATTCGCTCTATGGCGCCTTGACCCAGCCGTATCCAGCCTATGAAAAAGTGGGTGTGATCAACCCGGGCGGCGAGTACAACCAGCTGGGCACGAGCCTGCTGCAGATCGAAAACGAGTTCTACGGCACCATCCGCCCCAAGCGCACGGTGCAGCGCGGCGAGCGCCCGCTGCATGCGCTGCGCGAGCGCGGCGTCGAGTATGTTGAAGTGCGCTTGATGGACATCAATCCGTTTGACAGCATGGGCATCTCGGCCCCGACGATGCGCTTGCTCGATGTCTTCTTGCTGCACTGCCTGCTGAGCGACAGCCCGCCCGATTCGCCCGCTGAAATCGCCGAGATGAAGCACAACCAGCACATGGTGGCCGAGCGCGGCCGCGAGCCGGGCCTGACCCTGCAGCGCCAGGGCCAGGAAGTGCTGCTGACCGACTGGGCCCAAGAGGTGCTGCAAGCCTGCCAGCCCATTGCGGCGGCGCTGGACCAGGCCCATGGCACGCAGGACTACAGCCAGGCGCTCCAGCAATCCCAGCATCTGCTGGCCCACCCGGAGCAAACTCCATCGGCCCAGGTGCTGGCGGCGGTCAGCGGGCAGTTTGGCACCTCGTTCAAGGCCTTTGGCGCCGCCCAGTCGCAATGGGCCCGCGAGCAGACCCTCGCCCGCCCCTGGAGCGATGCGCTGACGGCCAAGTACCAGCAGCGTGCGGCCGAGTCGATCAAGGCGCAAAAGGACATGGAAGCGGCGGACACGGTGCCGTTCGAAGAATGGCGCCAGTGCTATATGTCTCCCGAACACCTGGTCGTGTCTTGA